A part of Flavobacteriaceae bacterium GSB9 genomic DNA contains:
- a CDS encoding TatD family hydrolase, producing MIITDTHTHLYSEAFDGDRTEMINRAIEQGVSRFFIPAIDSEYTEAMFQLEKDFPENIFLMTGLHPTHVKPETWEEELKHVEELLEQRQFYAVGETGIDLYWDTSTLEIQKKAFKRQIQLAKHYRLPIVIHCREAFDEIFDMLEEEKSDDLFGIFHCFTGTLEQAQQALSYNLKLGIGGVATFKNGKIDKFLNEIDLKHIVLETDAPYLAPTPFRGKRNESVYIVKVLEKLATIYNRSVEEIAEITTHNSKVVFGV from the coding sequence ATGATTATAACAGACACCCATACCCATCTATATAGCGAAGCTTTTGATGGCGATAGAACCGAAATGATAAACCGGGCCATAGAGCAAGGCGTATCGCGGTTTTTTATTCCTGCTATCGATTCAGAATATACCGAAGCCATGTTTCAGTTGGAAAAAGACTTTCCAGAAAACATTTTTTTAATGACCGGTTTGCACCCTACCCACGTAAAACCCGAAACTTGGGAAGAGGAATTGAAGCATGTTGAAGAGCTTTTGGAGCAACGACAATTTTACGCTGTTGGCGAAACGGGCATTGATTTGTACTGGGATACATCAACTTTAGAGATTCAGAAAAAAGCGTTCAAACGTCAAATTCAATTGGCGAAACATTACAGGTTGCCCATCGTTATTCATTGTCGAGAGGCTTTCGACGAAATTTTTGATATGCTGGAGGAAGAGAAAAGTGATGATTTGTTCGGAATTTTTCACTGTTTCACCGGAACGTTGGAGCAAGCCCAACAAGCGTTATCTTATAATTTAAAATTGGGCATTGGTGGTGTGGCGACTTTCAAAAATGGAAAGATTGATAAATTTCTCAATGAAATAGACTTAAAACATATTGTGTTGGAAACCGATGCTCCGTATTTGGCACCAACGCCATTCCGCGGCAAACGCAACGAAAGTGTTTATATAGTTAAGGTGTTGGAAAAATTGGCAACAATATATAATAGGTCTGTGGAAGAAATTGCCGAAATTACCACTCACAATTCAAAAGTCGTTTTTGGCGTATAA
- a CDS encoding sigma-70 family RNA polymerase sigma factor has translation MGEKKIHEDQKYIDGLLKNNSFIIQAIYDKFVPKVVNYIKQNSGDADKAQDVIQDTLITIYNQASQKKLQLTCPFDAYFFLLCKRKWFNELKKSSNKEVTINEEVLSKDDDAQELAIETSVFGEKQALFAKMFKKLGHACQDLLKATFKIKSMEEVAKSLGVTYAYARKKKSLCIGKLTELVQGSPKFNQLKN, from the coding sequence ATGGGCGAAAAAAAAATTCACGAAGACCAGAAATACATCGACGGATTGTTAAAAAACAACTCGTTTATCATTCAAGCTATATATGATAAGTTTGTGCCCAAAGTGGTGAATTATATCAAGCAGAATAGTGGCGATGCCGACAAAGCTCAAGATGTGATTCAGGACACTTTAATAACCATTTACAATCAGGCCAGCCAAAAAAAATTACAGTTAACCTGTCCGTTTGATGCCTACTTTTTTTTATTGTGCAAGCGAAAGTGGTTCAACGAACTCAAAAAATCTTCCAATAAAGAGGTAACAATTAATGAGGAGGTGTTATCTAAAGATGACGACGCCCAAGAACTGGCTATCGAAACTTCGGTATTTGGTGAAAAGCAAGCCTTGTTTGCCAAAATGTTTAAAAAGTTGGGCCATGCGTGCCAAGATTTGCTAAAAGCTACTTTCAAAATAAAATCGATGGAAGAAGTGGCCAAAAGTTTAGGTGTAACCTACGCTTACGCCCGAAAGAAAAAATCGTTGTGCATTGGCAAGCTCACCGAATTGGTTCAAGGGTCGCCTAAATTTAACCAACTTAAAAATTAA